The sequence below is a genomic window from Coffea arabica cultivar ET-39 chromosome 4c, Coffea Arabica ET-39 HiFi, whole genome shotgun sequence.
ATAAGGGCCCCGTAGCACCGAAGTCGCGAACGGGATATAGCCCAAAGTGCATGCTTTCCCCCTTAGCCCGGGTTACATATGGGGCGGTAAGCGATACCATCCCATAGGTTCAAGGGAGGTGTTGTTAGCCGTATTATATTCATATTCGTTTCCCTTAGCATTATGTCCAACCTGCACTCCAAATTGCTGGCTGATCATTAATAAGTATATTTTCATTAATTGTTGCCAATTTGTTGCCGACTGAAAACATGAGAGGCACTATCGTGACTCTCTTTCATAAACGCTTTATATTGATTCATTGTCCAAATATCCCGAGGAAAAGGGgttaaaaaaaagagataaacaaAAAATGTAACTAACTACCGTGGAAAGATACAACAATTCATAAGAAAGTCAAATGCTACTTATATTCAATGTCCAATTTGAGCCTCAATTTTCTATTTCAGCCGGCATGCACGTATGCTTGTGGAATTAAGCATCCGTTGAACCAGTAcaagactccaattcttcaacTTGCAAGTCTTACAATCCCGTCGGATTGTTTTCATCATGATCGTGACCCCCTCTTCTTAATTTGGTGATTCACTGTTTGATCCTggaaaataatcaactcaaCTACGTACAGATTTCCAGGCCAACTTTGCCCCGTACGGAGAATCTTTCTTGATCTCGGGTGATCGGCCTTAAAAAGCAGTTGTGGTATTTTGACGAGGCCGATAAAGAGTTGAGGTGGAATCTTGGTACCAGAGGAGCGAGACAAGTCTCAGCGCAGGGGGTAACAATGATTACTAGAGCGTTGTCTCCACAAATGCGAGCATATTTAACTTGTATACCCCAGAAGATCATATGTAGCAATGGTGGTGGGAAACATTACAACTGTTATCAAGGTAAAATTAAATGCAGGGCATCTTCTACTCGTCTGAACTGTGGGTGCACTGGAATACTGGATTTAGGAAAAAAGGAGAGTTACTACTGCGTGCTAGATACCTTGTGGATCTCTGCTAGCTAGTATTGATTAGAGCAGCATTGCATAAACAGGAAATATTCAAGAAAGGTGGGGAGGAAATTTGGAGTAGCGAATTTGGGACCTTGAGAGCTGCCAACGCGGCTGCGGGAGGAAATGGAGGGTTCGCGGGAACAGGTCACACAGCTTTGGCCAAGTTACACAGCGGCTTGCTTTCCTAAAAACTCCAGCAGCTGCAGAAGCATCTCAAAGGTTTTTCGCATTCATGTTTTGACTTCTTCAACCGGCTGTTGGCGGAGCTCATGTGCACCGTACCGGACCCCTAACGTTACGGGGCCTCTCAATCTCAACTCACTTCTCCGTTTCCGGCTCCAGCTTGCTTGCTAACCGAGGATATAGTTACATtcctatttgatttcatttttttggtcTACGAAGAAGCGCTGAGCTTCCTCGGACCGAGCTGAACTGATGAGCTCGAGGTGCTGATGGGAGAGCTGGTCCTCagcctgcaaaacaaacaagaatgaaCTAGAAGAGGGGGCCCGAGGATTGTCCCCGAGGgcgctccgacggtcaagttagttttccggtgagtagAGTTCACGGGAAGTAGGAACAACCGGGAGTAATTTgccaatagtgagcgtaccttgtacAGTCGATGTGTGTTACCTTTTATACCTGCTAGGGGAGTCCGACCTCCGCACGTTCCGGGACCTGCCCAGAATAGCCCCCTATCCCGCGTTCAGGGGGATCGTCCCCGACCTCTTCGGGATGGATCCTCGCCCCCTTCAGGAGCCCTAGCAGCGCGGCGCAGGACAACCGTCAGGGGCCTGGGGCCGAGGTCCAGCTCGGCCAAgcctgggctgccacgtgtctagGCCCAGGATGGGCCTCTGCAGTCTACATCTCCGGACTCGTTGAATTTGTTCTTACTACAATTTTGAATTGTCATGTAGCATAAACAAATAAATCCAGACTTGCTATTTGCTATGACTACTGCAAAGAATACATCTCGGGATGTGTCTATTTAGAGTGGTGCTTtcatattttattcattttcatcTCAATTAATGGGGTTGTTTATCTCTGACATGCAGATGCACACGAGAAGCTGgaaatttcaagattttttAGTGCAATGCTAGTATCTCTATCAGATACTACTACATGTTTGTTGAATTCATGTTTGTTGAATTCATAGTCtattgcttcttttcttttttggtatcaGTTGGGAATAGGAGTACAACACATAAATGTTGAGACAAATTCTACAATAATAGTACGCTAAAACTGCCAAAACAAAAGGTGAGATTGAAACGAAAATAAAAGTAATTGGGAACTGCTAAACTAACACTGCTATGCTTCCTGGAGCATATTGTCAATATTAGTTACTTGTTAAACTTTTACAaaattcaattaataagatAGCTTTATCAATGATATCATAATTATAAATGGAAAGGGATGGGTTAAGTGGTTTTGGGCACTtggatcctcggtgacatgcTAATAAtgctaattttttattaaaaaaaaaatttattagcaAGAGGACACAATTATCACAATCATCAACAGTACTTGTCACAATTATTTTCATCGGGTAACTTGTCGGCAATGCTCGCCGTAAATAGATTTTGGCACAAGGCAGGAAGGACACAAAGGCATACAGGAGCGAGCATgggaaattcatgcattaatCAGCTCCGTTTCTTGATTTTCCTGATTGCTAGTCTCGCCGGCGCGTACCAATCCAATGGCTTTCGCTACCTTTCTCCCAAACCAAGAGTTCCTCTGTTCGTCTTTGGCGATTCAATTTACGATCCAGGCAACAACAACTACATTAACACCACCCCCGATTTCCTGGCCAATTTTTTGCCGTATGGAGAAACTTTTTTCGAATTCGCAACTGGGAGATTTTCCGACGGCCGTCTCATTCCCGATTTTATTGGTCAGGACCCAAAGGATCTTTAACAACACTTCATCGATTTTAGCTTTGTCGTCTTACGTTTTCTCTCTGTATTGCAGCTAAATATGCAAAGCTACCACTAATTCCACCCTACTTCCAGAGTAGCTATCGTCAATTCGTTTATGGGGTGAATTTTGCATCTGGAGGTGGAGGAGCTCTTGTTGAAACCCATGAGGGCAAGGTAATTCATGCAGTAGCTGTCATTGTACTAATTAAGCTTCTCTtcgtgtgattttttttttgggttatgctgttttttatttttattttttatttgttgcCCTTCCCTTCTCCTTGGAAAAGAGAAATAATGGACTATCAGAATCAAAGGTAATCTTAACGGGGGAAAGCAACTAAGTTAAAATCGAGTCGCTGAGGGTTAATTTTCTTGTTTCGGTTTTTCGATGTTCAAAAAACACTCTTTAAATGGAAATCTCGTATATTTGGTTTTTAAAGGGCTATTaattgatttgaatttcaaCAAGTGTTAGTACCTCTTAATTAGAGCGTACAGTATAATGCTTTGATCATGTTGCAGGCAATTGACCTAAAAACGCAGTTGAGGTATTTTAAGAATGTTGAGAAGCAGTTGAGGAGGGAGCTAGGTACAGAAGGAACGGACCGATTGCTCTCCAATGCTGTATACATGTTTAGTATAGGAGGCAATGATTTATTGGCCCCAAATCCCATATTTAGCAGCTTTTCTACCGAAGAATATGTTGGAATCATTGTTGGAAACTTCACAGAAGTTCTAGAGGTAACAAGATCATGATGttaattctcattgcttatttTCTCGGAATTCTTGTGTCAAGATGAGGCAAATATCATGACAGGAAGTTTATAAGGCGGGAGggagaaaatttggatttcttaGCTTGTTGCCTTTGGGATGTCTGCCGTATGTTAGAGCTCACAATGCAGAGGGCAACGGGGAGACGTGCGTGAAAGACCTCACGGACTTGGCGAAATCATACAATGCGGCACTTGCTCAGAAATTCAAGCAGCTACAGAAGCAGCTCAAAGGATTTATCTACTCAAATTTCGATTTCTTTAATGCAGTTAGCCAAAGACTTTCTAATCCGTCAAAGTATGGTAATGTCAGGTCGCCATTCACTATATATATCTACATATATTCTGTGGTGCTTACCTGTTTTGCTAATTTGGTTGCATACATGTAAAAGGTTTCAAGGAAGTGAAGAGTGGATGCTGTGGTAGCGGAGCTTATCGGGGAAATTATACCTGTGGAGGGAAGAGAGGAGACGCCGCCTATGACTTATGTGATAATCCTGACGAACACTTCTTTTTTGACTCTTACCATCCATCTGAAACAGCCTACCATCAATTCGCTGGGTTAATGTGGAATGGACCTCCCAGTGTTACGGGACCGCGTAGTCTCAAGTCGCTCTTTGAAGTTTGAGCTCACCAGTTCAGCAAAGATGAGAGCAAAAGGCATCAGAACCACTGAGCTGAGGCCACCACCAAAGTTGGTGGGGCGGGAGGTCAGGAATCAAACCTGCCTCCCACTGTTGGCCATAAAATATGATAAGACGGGTGCGTCGTGCATTTGTTTGGGTCGATAGGTGATTCAGTCCTCTCCGATTTTCTTCCGACCTGTTTAGATCTTTCTCTTCCCGTAACATAGAATAATTGCAAGTCTgtcgtataaaaaaaaaaaaaaaaaaagcaagaagcatcagaaactggtcaattttttttttttacgcgACGTTCCTGATGATCAATCAAGTTACTTTATAGGCTTGCAGCATCCGAGCGCGAGGAGGAAAACATGAATTGGCTTTACAAAGCAGCCGATAAGAGTTAAAATTGAAGCTTGCCCTTCGGTTTTCGGAGGCCCAAAAAGAGTAGCTGTTCCAAGGTCCAAAAAAACTTGTCCTTGAAAGTCCATGAATCTATCCAAAAACGCATGTTAATCACTGAATACCAAAATATACTCTGCAATGAAAATGTGTTAGTTATATGCGTGCCCTGAATTAATTCTTTGTCCATTGAAGCGATCAGAAGGCTTGATCCTGCCAACCAACAAAGTAATTTGTTTGCATATCATTTCATCATGCTATTGTTCCAGCAAAAAACCACTTTAAGCGTTAGCTGATTTAACATCCATTGGTTTTgcctttaaaaaataaataaataaacatccaTTAGGttgtgagagagagaaaaaaaattgttttttgttttgggcCCTTGAAGGGAATAGGAAATGGACATCGAAGAGAAAGGAAGTATGAGGTTCTCCcttgtaattaaaaaaaaaaaaggaagcaagTATGAGACGCCTGCAGAAAAGATGAACATGACCTTGGAAAATGAGCAACatcaaagaaaattttctttttcctttttttcccacTAGCGAGTAAACTAATTTTATTTTGAGCtggtcgagctcgagctcgagttcgagcttcacaaaattaactcgagctcggctcgattagtcaaatctcgactcgagctcgactcgtttgcacccctaattacagtaattatttcaaataaatcatccaaataacctcttatccaaacaaactaagTAGTGTGTTTAGATAGtagattatttagaataatttttttgaaaaaaaattgcatcACTTTTTTCATATGATGTAtgtaatatattaaaaaaagagTTGGATAATGTGTTGATTATgcgaaataaataaattttgtcataaaaaaatttattatccATCTTATAGTCCTTCGTTTTGGTGACCTAGAATTTTTGTATGTGCTTTTACTTGATGCTTAATTCTgtagaaactagaaactaaaagcCAGTTAGCAAGAggccaggaaaaaaaaaaaaaaaaaaaaagaagctggTTGTGCGTCATTCTCGTCCAGCTTTCTCTATCGATCTGTGATTTGTGAGCATGTGAGCCAGTAGCGTCCTTTTTGGCCACGAGTGTAGGTTCCCGTCTATCCACGGAAAACTGAATGACTCATCCGCGAATTTCCTCGCCGTCAACAACTTGTGGTGGAGCGGCGAAACTGCGGTAGCTGACAGGGCGAATCCAAGAAGTGAACGTACATTTTATTATTAGTATCTGTCATGAAACAAATCTTTCATGATTCCTCGAATATATGGTTTTAATAGATTAGGACATTATACCTCAcacctcctttttctttttctttctttttccaaaacACATTTAAAAGAAGATGAGTAAAataaattacactgacctcttCTTTAGTTTTAGCGAAAGTCAGGAGGACTTCATTATATCTCATATCATATTAATAATGTACATATAAGTAGGAATTTTGAGGGTCATTTTTTCAATTTATCCAAGCACTTGTTTCCTAATAAATGTACCAAATTTCTAAGCCCCTTTCTTACATGACTGTCACGTCCTTTTCCCACTTTCTTATTGGTTTCGTGAGCTCAACTCATCAAACACACTACTAGTAATTAAAAGAAGCTGATTTCAACTATAAGGCGACCTCTGTTaaaaataaaaccaattaatCATTGTCAGTAGTCAGGCCTGCTGGTTGAATTCGATCGAATCCCCATTCATACACATTTCGTCCAGGAAATGAGCGACAAATTAAATACACTACTGCTACTCTAGAAGTTCGACCCAGCTGTCCGAGCCAAATATTCATGTTACACGAGATTCGAACAAGCGATGCAAATTTGACATGCGCACAATTGATGAAAAAATCATGCATGTTACACGAGATTCAGACAAACCATGCTCTGAGTAATAAATTCTTGGTACCGTGTTACCAACGAAAAAACGATTGAACCTTGGATTCCGAATATTCACGGTAGTGACAAAACGTGGCCAACTGGCCGTTTCAATTCGTTCATTCTGGACTGCGGATCAAAAGAGTTTAGTAAAAATGTCGCAGGGGGTGACCGTACATTTACCAAAAACTAGAGATAAATGCAGCGAAGGCAGGTTTTTGCTTTGCTTTAAAAACCGAACCGTTTGCCCCGGGAAGGATTTGGGAAAACCAAAGCACATAGATAGTTGATGTACAAAAATGCTTCTTAGAGATGAAACTGAGCTTGAGCTCGAAGTATGCGTGTTTGGGGTTGGATagatatttagaaaattttttcatATTAAGCTTTGAACACATTTTATAATTATCTTTCATTTTATTGTCACTTTCTAATTTACATGCATCACAATACAAAAATTGTGATAGTAATAAACAACAAAAGTATAGTCAAGTAGTCTTAATGTTTTCAGTTTAGATCCTAATTCTCCATCATCCGTCACcgccatggtaggccactatcccagcatcgaaagttgatagagcagaaatttgaatgatgcgtcgtcGACATTAGAGCCAtgtgaatcatcgcagcaatgGAGAGAGTCCGTGTCGACATTTTATCTAATAAATACATTGCTTCCAAAAGTCAGGTTTGTAACTTTAGGATTACTACGATTATCCGAGTAGCATATACCATCAAACAAATTATAACTTATTTAACGAGTCGTTTCCAATTTTATATTGTGAATTaattcatacttacacatgtgTGACTTAATCTTtaagacaagcatatgactattGACAGGATCAATCAGGTAGCATTTTTCACCGACACGAGTTCCACTAGCCCGAGCCCTTCTCtttgctctttttcttttggaaggTATGAAGTTTTCTCTAAAAATAGaaatattttttcaataattctttaatccaaaaacaaagaacagTACTAGTAGTCTGCATCCATCCCCCTTCAGGTTAGGGGCTTTCTTCTCTTTATCCATGCTCAGCTCTCGAAGTCTCAAAGTCCAAACAAAAAAGTCTCAACCAAGGGGCAGGCAGGAGAAGAACACAACCAACACCCCTTCCCACCTATTGCTCTCAGGCACGTGGCGGCAGTGTCGGCTTAGACAACCAGACCAGACAAGGTCCCAATTTTCACGTGGGAGGAGacttcaaaaataaataaataaacaaaaaaaatgtcatttttaTTGCCACGTCGTCACCTTGTCCGCATCCATCCACGCATGAGATCCCGATTGCTTGCCACGTTTTGGGACCGGCTTACGACCAAACTGATGCCCATTTCCAACCCGGACTTAATTAACCGTGAGAGTTGAGAGAGAGACATTTATTCATGGGCGTCCGCTAACTAACTATGCGATGTGTCTTCATCTTGTTACCATGTCACATGAGAGAGAGGACCTCCACATCCACATGGTTcatcccccaaaaaaaaaaaaggaaaaatcggCATCAACCTGGATGTGGATGTGACGTGTCCAAACGTTTACTTTTATCTTTCAATCAGAGGAGAGGGCTGTGTGCGCGTGTTATCGATTGGCTGAACGTTAATTTTTTAGATTACTTTCGAATCGATTTATTCATTAATCTCGAGTGTAATCTAAttgtgtgagtgtgtgttttCTTTCGGTTTCCAgacaaaaaaaatcagaaaagaggggaaaaaaattaaaaccccTTTTCTAagataataataacaacaataataataaagatCAATCTTTTATATATTCTATTATGATTGGATTGGATGCATGACAActaatcaaaatttaaattttacacaTATATTGTATATTTAACtgtaataatatataaattatcAGTGTAGTGTGTAGTATAAGACTAACActgataattaattaattatagtAAAAATGTAAAGTGCTAATAAACTATATAATCCATCCATTATATAACAGCATTCCGGCCTTAACAGCCGAATTATTTATATTCATTTGAGCAACCACTTGGCTTACTCAAAGGCAAAAGTCATGCATTTTCATATTGAATTGTGTACTTGTCTGGTATTACCCTCCCACGTGATTAAATTCCATCAAAATTTCAGTTGAAGTGTTTTATTTAAGCCATTCCATGATACCCAATTTTTATTAACTTGGCATGGCATTCTGCATACGGTCTGGTAGGAATACACACTTACTGTCATTAGAAACATTTGATGTCAAgcggttaaaaaaaaaataatgaaggtAACATGCTGATATTAACCGTTTTATAcgtgaaaattttgtttattgTAGAGGAGATCCCTTTGTAgttttttaacccaaaaaaaaaaagtatgaaaTTTACTTGATAATGAGATGAACGCGTAAATAAACTGTTTCTAACgttgaaaatgggaaaaaaaaaaaaacgaaatttCTATAGCTTCCCAAGCGAGTACTATGATTCAAGGAAAGTGAGAGCAGTGTCTCTTCCCAAACGAGTACTGCTTGTCACATGACATGACGATAGTCTTCATTTCTATTATTGGGAGGATACAGTATACACTGTATTATAAAGTTTCCTTGAAATCGGATACAGTAATGATTGGGTTGCCGGGTCAATAcgactacaaaaaaaaaaaatggtatatTGGCATATTCGCCTTTAGGTGGAGATAATTATGGCGTACAAATATACATTTGTTCAcattattttaatattttcgtGAGACAATTGTGGTTAATTATGCGCGGAAGATCTAGTCATACGCCAATCAGAGTATTACGGTATCCCCTGTAGATGTTGGCCCAATATCTAATCATCCGGAAATTAACACAAAAACTTGCCTGTACGAATTTTCCTCGTTCTTTCCTCAAATTAATTCTCAATAATacattacattaaaaaaaaaggcaaattaTGTGATTAAAATCTCATTATATTATTTTCGGACATTGTTTGGATTGATTTTATTTCagataaaataatttacttcacaaatttcaaccacttttttaaatcttttcaatcatttttttatctcatatatatcacattataaaaaatattataataattatctcaaataaattcgAGTCCAAACAAACTAGAATTCAAATAATTTGCATCACGTAAAATACTCGAACAAAAGGAGGGGCCGGGCTCTTTTGGAGGTACATGACATGGTTCCATCAATCTGATTTTATGTCAAGCTTGTTGAAATTGAAACCAATGACTGGTTCGCATGCTAGGCAATTCCTTCGTTGGAGATAAGAAGTGGACAAAGTCAATAAGACCTGCTTGCGTCGTACCATTGCAAACCCTGTCAATCTTCATCCTTCCCATATTACGATTAAACGATAATAATAATTAGTCAATGACGTCTAAAAGCCATCTTAGCATATTTCAAAGCATCTTTtagctccttttttttttttttttttttgtggttcgcATCTATTAGCTTTCATTTCTTACGCCCGACTTTCTTGTAGtgtttccccccccccccccccctaaaGGCGTCTTGTTGTATACTTGTATAGTAGCGCTAATTAAGTGAATAAGGATAGTtgaatataaaatatatatatttttgttacCGCCTTCAATATTATAATCATCACAAAAAAAGAAGCGGAGTCCAAATattatggattaatctttcctacactaacagtatatacactgtcagcgtTTAATTAATGATaactatataaaatttaaatttcaaattcaacatTTGTACATATATCATGTATCTAATGGTGATAGTATATACGTTGTcggtgtatataaaatttattcaaGTATTATTGCTAACAATAAGTTGTAACAAAGCAAGTAGACCCATACGAGTTTAAAAGATAAATTATGACTACATCATGTTGTGTTTGGAATTTATGTCTCATCAAGTGAAGAATATATTTTATCCTTATCTTGTTTCCGTTTTTAAAGTACTTACTTTAAAATTTCTTAAACACCAAGTATGTATTATTGCGTAATGCGGAGACAATTCAAACTCTACAATGTATTCATATGTGTTGGATGATTTCTCTtgatatatttttcaattaccttATTACTTCACTCACATTACATCACTAtagtattcttttttttttttaatagaaacTTCAATCCAAATGGGCTCGCTATCAAGGCAAAAAAACTTTTCTATGGATTATGTTATTTAAAAACTTGAAATGTATTTGACAAAAATTATATTCTCTTGAACATGAGAAACTTGATATCTAAATTCGCCTGTGACCTATAGCAATTAATCCATTCcatcaaatatatttttattttgacaatttgattATGAATATGATCTTACAAGAAAAGCTAATTAAAGCACATTAACATTACTAGGTGTACAATGCAATCCTTGATATACATACGTACATGAAAATAATACCCATCCATATGAAAAACGCAATCACGTGAGTGTGTTTTGATAGCTCAATTTtgccaaataatatttcgcttgcattataaatacatttttcaacttacatttttatttcacatacatcatatcataaaaagtattacagtatttatttcaaaaaaatttcaaatcatACTTTATCCAAACACTTTAATTATAGCATTTAAAAACTAATGTAGCAGAGTTGCATTAAAGTTTTCTCAATTTGACTTAGTGCTAGTTTGCTATTTGAGATGATGACCTCTATGGTATAGAATTGACGAAATTGATTGGAGTGAGGTTCAAATATGATACTAGTTGGGATGGATTTGAAATACGCCTCGTGAGAACAAGTAAagaatttttattgttttaaattgGTGATTCATATGTGTAAATTCATTGTATTGGTGCTATATCACATCCTGCTTGGATTCttattgtttggattgagggggaaaaaaggaaagaaaaggaaacaatcaAGTGTTAATTTATTGAAAAAGATAGGAAaaatgttttttaaaaaattttaaattaatttaaaTGAATTTCCCTCCATTTTTACTAGCTTTTGAGGAATAATTATAATTCAACAAAATAACTAGAGTTTTCTCAtcaattttccttccttttccatCCAAAAAATCAATCCAATCAATGAAAACCAATTCCCTCGAGCTGCCCTTGATCCAACCGGCGCCTAAAATGTGACTCCTTAGTAGTGGCATCCCTGGCTCTTAGTACGAGCCTTTGAGAAAGGTCCATTCAACGCAGCCGCAATCTTGTCCACACAATCATTGTATAGCAGTAAAACACACACAGGTATCAAAAGAAAATAACACAGtaataaaaaaacaacaaaGAGAGGGAGTACCTAGTTCCCACTACCCAGTttagaaacaaaaaatatattCCTGATTCGAAATTTCGCGTGTCTGAGCTGTAACCCTTTTCTTAAATAGAACccctaatttgctccatttTCCCTCTCCGTAAAATACTACTTTATATTGGAGAATACATACGAATATATGCATGTATTTAGATGCTCTGGATTTAGTTTTGCAACAAGTAGTCGGCGGAGCTCAGCCTCGGCAGCGCCAGCCTTAACTCCTCTCCCGATCTCAAACTCCCGGCAATTTTGTGGTTTGACGTTTTCCACTACCTTCTTGTACATTTTACCTTCTCTTAACTAATCCATAATCTTTCTCGAACTTTCCTCTGTcggtagtttttatttttattttttttggttattggTTAATTTAGTCAAGAATTAAGTTTTTTGATGACCAAAAGGTAGCTTTGATGTTGGTGGGTAGAagtctcattgtattttttacttgattttgttaaattctCGAGTTTTTATCTGAATATAAAAACTTTGCGCAGTTTTAAGGCGGGGCAGATTATATGTGTGGAGAAGAACGACTTGAGGCGCTGAGGATTTTGCTGTGGTTGAGTTGACTTTCCGATTTCTTGGTGGCGGCGGCGACTTGGAATCGGAAGCTGTGGAATGGGGTCGGATAGCTATCGGCAGCAAGACCAGTTGCCTTGGATGAATTTGCAGCAAAATTACAGCAAAGCTGCCGGCTATATGCAT
It includes:
- the LOC113738693 gene encoding GDSL lipase-like isoform X1 → MLAVNRFWHKAGRTQRHTGASMGNSCINQLRFLIFLIASLAGAYQSNGFRYLSPKPRVPLFVFGDSIYDPGNNNYINTTPDFLANFLPYGETFFEFATGRFSDGRLIPDFIAKYAKLPLIPPYFQSSYRQFVYGVNFASGGGGALVETHEGKAIDLKTQLRYFKNVEKQLRRELGTEGTDRLLSNAVYMFSIGGNDLLAPNPIFSSFSTEEYVGIIVGNFTEVLEEVYKAGGRKFGFLSLLPLGCLPYVRAHNAEGNGETCVKDLTDLAKSYNAALAQKFKQLQKQLKGFIYSNFDFFNAVSQRLSNPSKYGFKEVKSGCCGSGAYRGNYTCGGKRGDAAYDLCDNPDEHFFFDSYHPSETAYHQFAGLMWNGPPSVTGPRSLKSLFEV
- the LOC113738693 gene encoding GDSL lipase-like isoform X2: MLAVNRFWHKAGRTQRHTGASMGNSCINQLRFLIFLIASLAGAYQSNGFRYLSPKPRVPLFVFGDSIYDPGNNNYINTTPDFLANFLPYGETFFEFATGRFSDGRLIPDFIAKYAKLPLIPPYFQSSYRQFVYGVNFASGGGGALVETHEGKAIDLKTQLRYFKNVEKQLRRELGTEGTDRLLSNAVYMFSIGGNDLLAPNPIFSSFSTEEYVGIIVGNFTEVLEEVYKAGGRKFGFLSLLPLGCLPYVRAHNAEGNGETCVKDLTDLAKSYNAALAQKFKQLQKQLKGFIYSNFDFFNAVSQRLSNPSKFQGSEEWMLW